The following coding sequences are from one Luteimonas sp. S4-F44 window:
- a CDS encoding RidA family protein: MIQRIDAGPRMSEASIHNGIVYCAGQVPETAGADIGVQTREVLEAIDMLLAQAGSDKTRILQAQIYLADISDFAGMNVEWDRWVVPGQAPSRATVEARLADPGWRIEIVVSAVVG, encoded by the coding sequence ATGATCCAGCGCATCGACGCCGGCCCGCGCATGTCCGAGGCCAGCATCCACAACGGCATCGTCTACTGCGCGGGGCAGGTGCCCGAGACCGCCGGCGCCGACATCGGCGTCCAGACCCGCGAAGTGCTCGAAGCGATCGACATGCTGCTGGCGCAGGCCGGCAGCGACAAGACCCGCATCCTGCAGGCGCAGATCTATCTGGCCGACATCAGCGATTTTGCCGGCATGAACGTCGAATGGGACCGCTGGGTGGTCCCCGGCCAGGCGCCGTCGCGTGCGACGGTCGAGGCGCGGCTGGCCGACCCGGGCTGGCGGATCGAGATCGTCGTCTCGGCCGTCGTCGGCTGA
- a CDS encoding RNA polymerase sigma factor, translating to MHDVASQQEPPGDDALMLAWTAGDVAAFETLYRRHRDKLYRFLVRQVRNPALAEEIFQDVWQRVIAAREGWRPDALFATWLYRIAHNRLADHWRAAQHRPPPPEDADLRTARIVDPDDPERQLSQFEQRRGLQLALDALPDEQREVVLLRLEHELTLEEIGQITGVGRETVKSRLRYAMDKLRATLTS from the coding sequence ATGCACGATGTCGCCAGCCAGCAGGAGCCCCCCGGCGACGACGCCCTGATGCTGGCGTGGACCGCGGGCGACGTGGCGGCATTCGAGACCCTGTATCGGCGCCACCGCGACAAGCTCTACCGCTTCCTGGTGCGCCAGGTGCGCAACCCCGCATTGGCCGAGGAGATCTTCCAGGATGTCTGGCAGCGGGTCATCGCGGCGCGCGAAGGCTGGCGACCCGATGCGCTGTTCGCCACTTGGCTCTACCGCATCGCCCACAATCGCCTGGCCGACCACTGGCGCGCGGCGCAGCATCGCCCGCCACCGCCCGAAGACGCCGACCTGCGGACGGCGCGCATCGTCGACCCGGACGATCCGGAGCGGCAGTTGTCGCAGTTCGAGCAGCGGCGCGGCTTGCAGCTCGCACTCGATGCGCTGCCCGACGAGCAGCGCGAAGTCGTGCTGCTGCGGCTCGAACACGAGCTCACGCTCGAAGAGATCGGCCAGATCACCGGTGTCGGCCGCGAAACGGTGAAATCGCGGCTGCGCTACGCGATGGACAAACTGCGCGCGACGTTGACCTCATGA
- a CDS encoding TIGR03862 family flavoprotein: protein MSDAPRPPAPSRLAIVGGGPAGLFAAEVARAAGVEVDLFDAKGSVGRKFLIAGKGGLNLTHSEPRPGFDARYGARAGAVGRWLDVFDAQALRDWAKARGVPTFIGSSGRVFPEDLKAAPLLRGWVRQLREDGVRFHVQHRWTGWDADDRLSFATPQGPHAHAADAVLLALGGGSWPELGSDGAWQALLAARGIEVAPLVPANCGFDIGWSAHLAQRHAGAPLKPVVLHWRAANGTPQALQGECVLTATGIEGSAVYAISGVLRDTIARDGHALLELDLAPGRDAARLQRDLERPRGRRSIGEHLRRATGLDAAKTALLFERLDRDALDDAARVAATIKRLPLILRAPRPLAEAISSAGGVRFEALDDALMLRALPGTFVAGEMIDWEAPTGGYLLTACFASGRRATQGALDWLRRAR from the coding sequence ATGTCCGATGCGCCCCGCCCCCCTGCCCCCTCCCGCCTGGCGATCGTCGGCGGCGGCCCAGCGGGTCTGTTTGCAGCAGAAGTCGCCCGCGCCGCCGGCGTGGAGGTCGACCTGTTCGATGCCAAAGGCTCGGTCGGACGCAAGTTCCTGATCGCCGGCAAGGGCGGGCTGAATCTGACCCACTCCGAACCGCGGCCGGGGTTCGACGCCCGCTATGGCGCACGCGCGGGCGCGGTCGGGCGTTGGCTCGACGTCTTCGATGCGCAGGCGCTGCGCGATTGGGCGAAGGCGCGCGGGGTGCCGACCTTCATCGGCAGCTCCGGCCGGGTGTTCCCGGAAGATCTCAAAGCGGCCCCCTTGTTGCGTGGTTGGGTGCGCCAGTTGCGCGAGGACGGCGTGCGCTTCCATGTCCAGCATCGCTGGACCGGCTGGGATGCCGACGATCGCCTGAGCTTCGCGACGCCGCAGGGACCGCATGCGCATGCGGCCGATGCCGTGCTGTTGGCGCTGGGCGGCGGCAGTTGGCCCGAACTCGGCTCCGACGGCGCCTGGCAGGCCCTGCTCGCGGCACGCGGCATCGAGGTCGCGCCGCTGGTGCCGGCCAATTGCGGGTTCGACATCGGCTGGAGCGCCCATCTGGCGCAGCGCCATGCCGGTGCGCCGCTCAAGCCGGTGGTCCTGCACTGGCGTGCGGCCAACGGCACGCCACAGGCTTTGCAGGGCGAGTGCGTGCTCACGGCGACCGGCATCGAAGGCAGCGCGGTCTACGCGATCTCGGGCGTGCTGCGCGACACCATCGCGCGCGATGGCCACGCCCTGCTCGAGCTCGACCTCGCGCCGGGGCGCGATGCTGCACGCCTGCAGCGCGATCTCGAACGCCCGCGCGGGCGCCGCAGCATCGGCGAGCACCTGCGCCGGGCGACCGGACTGGACGCCGCCAAGACCGCGCTGCTGTTCGAACGGCTCGATCGCGATGCGCTCGACGATGCTGCGCGCGTGGCCGCGACGATCAAGCGGCTGCCGCTGATCCTGCGCGCACCGCGCCCGCTGGCCGAGGCCATCTCCAGCGCCGGTGGCGTCCGCTTCGAAGCACTCGACGACGCGCTGATGCTGCGCGCGTTGCCGGGCACGTTCGTCGCCGGCGAGATGATCGACTGGGAAGCGCCGACCGGCGGCTATCTGCTCACCGCGTGCTTTGCCAGCGGCCGGCGCGCCACGCAGGGCGCGCTGGACTGGCTGCGACGCGCGCGCTGA
- a CDS encoding protein-methionine-sulfoxide reductase heme-binding subunit MsrQ yields the protein MIAGKALVHALALAPLVWLGWRVWGVLGGGNIDALGAEPVVAIEHELGIGALRLLLITLAITPLRQLSGWTAPLRFRRMLGLYAFVYASLHFAAWLALDLLGDLSQVATEIARRPYITVGFLAWLLLVPLAVTSTLGWMRRLGRNWGRLHRLVYLIAALAVLHFWWIVKSDWREPALYAGLLALLLGWRIWKALARRRAAVR from the coding sequence ATCATCGCCGGCAAGGCACTGGTGCACGCCTTAGCGCTTGCGCCGCTGGTCTGGCTCGGCTGGCGCGTATGGGGTGTGCTCGGCGGCGGCAACATCGACGCGCTCGGGGCCGAGCCTGTGGTGGCGATCGAGCACGAACTGGGCATCGGCGCCCTGCGCCTGCTGCTGATCACGCTGGCGATCACGCCATTGCGCCAGCTTAGCGGATGGACCGCGCCGCTGCGCTTTCGGCGGATGCTCGGGCTGTACGCCTTTGTCTACGCCAGCCTGCATTTCGCCGCCTGGCTGGCGCTGGACCTGCTGGGCGACCTGTCGCAGGTCGCCACCGAGATCGCGCGCCGGCCCTACATCACCGTGGGCTTTCTTGCCTGGCTGCTGCTGGTGCCTTTGGCGGTGACCTCGACGCTCGGCTGGATGCGCCGGCTGGGCCGTAACTGGGGCCGGCTGCACCGCCTGGTCTACCTGATCGCGGCACTGGCGGTGCTGCACTTCTGGTGGATCGTGAAATCGGACTGGCGCGAGCCGGCGCTCTATGCCGGACTGCTGGCCCTGCTGTTGGGGTGGCGGATATGGAAAGCGCTGGCGCGACGACGCGCCGCGGTGCGCTGA
- a CDS encoding polyhydroxyalkanoic acid system family protein, with amino-acid sequence MSGIDITHPHSLPQAQARSAVEDVARLLAERFDMKYAWSGDTLNFNRSGVDGAIALLPDSLHVTAKLGFLLSAMRGPIEAEIRRVLSERF; translated from the coding sequence ATGTCCGGTATCGACATCACCCATCCCCACTCCCTGCCGCAGGCGCAGGCACGCAGCGCGGTCGAAGACGTCGCGCGCCTGCTGGCCGAGCGTTTCGACATGAAGTACGCGTGGAGCGGCGACACGCTCAACTTCAACCGCTCCGGCGTCGACGGCGCGATCGCCCTGCTGCCCGACAGCCTGCACGTGACCGCCAAGCTGGGCTTCCTGCTCTCGGCCATGCGCGGCCCGATCGAGGCCGAGATCCGCCGCGTGCTGTCGGAGCGGTTCTGA
- a CDS encoding ABC transporter transmembrane domain-containing protein, with amino-acid sequence MAFQSRSTVAEPGKPKVRIGALKTLWPFVMRQRGLFVAWLIALAASSLATLSLPLAVRRMIDHGFTGGDQIDTAFALLLVVAVALALATAARFFFVSLLGERVVADLRNRFYGHLLDLDQAFFEQNRSGDLVSRLSADTELLRSVVGTTMSVALRSVVMVLGSLTMLVVTSPRLAAYTLVGIPLFVLPLVLGGRKLEKVSRQSQDRIADANALANETLGAIRTVQAHAREPYERGRFGDAVRTSVATARRRIGLQAIITAIAITLIFGAVTVVLWSGAHDVVAGRMSAGTLGQFVLYALFGAGSVGALAEVWNDLQRAAGGMGRISELLDESPSIRAPATPAAVAQPARGALRFDGVTFHYPSRPDTAALDGFTLHVAPGETVALVGPSGAGKSTVLSLLLRFHDPETGALSIDGADLRTLDPSALRELIAMVPQHPTIFAASARDNIRYGRLDATDAEVEAAARAAEAHEFIVDLPDGYDAQLGERGARLSGGQQQRIAIARALLRDAPILLLDEATSALDAQSEHAVQHALARLMQGRTTLVIAHRLATILKADRIVVLDRGRIVAQGTHAELLAQGGLYAELAKLQFID; translated from the coding sequence ATGGCCTTCCAATCCCGATCCACCGTGGCTGAGCCCGGCAAACCGAAGGTGCGCATCGGTGCACTGAAAACCCTGTGGCCGTTCGTCATGCGTCAACGCGGGCTGTTCGTCGCTTGGTTGATCGCGCTGGCGGCCTCGTCGCTGGCGACGCTGAGCCTGCCGCTGGCGGTGCGGCGCATGATCGACCACGGTTTCACCGGCGGCGATCAGATCGACACCGCATTCGCCTTGCTGCTGGTCGTCGCTGTGGCGCTGGCCTTGGCGACTGCGGCGCGGTTCTTTTTCGTCTCGCTGCTCGGCGAGCGCGTCGTCGCCGATCTGCGCAACCGTTTCTACGGGCACCTGCTGGACCTGGACCAGGCCTTCTTCGAGCAGAACCGCAGTGGTGACCTGGTCTCGCGCCTGAGTGCCGACACCGAGCTGCTGCGCTCGGTCGTCGGCACGACCATGTCGGTCGCGCTGCGCAGCGTGGTGATGGTACTGGGCAGCCTGACGATGCTGGTGGTCACCAGTCCGCGCCTGGCGGCCTACACGCTGGTGGGCATTCCTCTGTTCGTGCTGCCGCTGGTGCTGGGCGGGCGCAAGCTGGAGAAGGTCTCGCGGCAGAGCCAGGACCGCATCGCCGATGCGAACGCGTTGGCCAACGAGACGCTGGGCGCGATCCGCACCGTGCAGGCGCACGCGCGCGAGCCCTATGAGCGCGGCCGTTTCGGCGACGCCGTGCGCACCTCGGTCGCGACCGCACGGCGGCGCATCGGCTTGCAGGCGATCATCACCGCGATCGCGATCACGCTGATCTTCGGTGCGGTCACCGTGGTGTTGTGGTCGGGCGCGCACGACGTCGTGGCCGGGCGGATGAGCGCCGGCACGCTGGGCCAGTTCGTGCTCTACGCGCTGTTCGGCGCCGGCTCGGTCGGTGCGCTGGCCGAGGTCTGGAACGACCTGCAGCGCGCAGCCGGCGGCATGGGCCGGATCTCCGAGTTGCTCGACGAATCGCCGTCGATCCGCGCACCCGCCACGCCTGCCGCGGTGGCCCAGCCTGCGCGCGGCGCGCTGCGCTTCGACGGGGTCACCTTCCATTACCCGAGCCGGCCCGACACCGCGGCGCTGGATGGCTTCACGCTGCACGTCGCGCCGGGCGAGACGGTGGCGCTCGTGGGTCCGTCCGGCGCGGGCAAGAGCACGGTGCTGTCGCTGCTGCTGCGCTTCCACGACCCGGAGACCGGCGCGCTGTCGATCGACGGCGCGGACCTGCGCACGCTCGATCCTTCCGCGCTGCGCGAGCTGATCGCGATGGTCCCGCAGCACCCGACGATCTTCGCCGCCAGTGCCCGCGACAACATCCGCTATGGCCGGCTCGACGCAACCGACGCCGAGGTCGAGGCCGCGGCGCGCGCGGCCGAGGCACACGAGTTCATCGTCGACCTGCCGGACGGGTACGACGCCCAGTTGGGCGAGCGCGGCGCGCGGCTGTCCGGCGGCCAGCAACAGCGGATCGCGATCGCCCGCGCGCTGTTGCGCGATGCGCCGATCCTGCTGCTCGACGAGGCGACCTCGGCGCTCGACGCCCAGAGCGAGCACGCGGTCCAGCACGCGCTCGCGCGCCTGATGCAGGGCCGTACCACGCTGGTCATCGCGCATCGACTGGCGACGATCCTCAAGGCCGATCGCATCGTCGTGCTCGACCGCGGGCGGATCGTTGCCCAGGGCACGCATGCCGAGTTGCTGGCCCAGGGCGGGCTCTACGCGGAGCTGGCCAAGCTGCAGTTCATCGACTGA
- a CDS encoding mechanosensitive ion channel family protein has protein sequence MGVRLTDRLPPWLHEWLDIVVPGGQILLILLAAWLLRLLGRRLLDRLGRRYTLPPEAVMGARRVMTFLIYAAALLLALERMGVSGTVLWTAFTGFAAVGAVAFFAAWSVLSNIFCTMLILTTRPFRLYDHVELLENGEKPGLRGQVVDINLVYTTLRETDDGDGAGTVLQVPNSLFFQRALRRWRGGALPEPRGVGAKRGDPLDV, from the coding sequence GTGGGTGTGCGCTTGACCGATCGTCTTCCCCCCTGGCTGCATGAGTGGCTCGACATCGTCGTGCCGGGCGGCCAGATCCTGCTGATCCTGCTCGCGGCCTGGTTGCTGCGCCTGCTTGGGCGGCGTCTGCTCGACCGCCTCGGACGCCGCTACACGCTGCCGCCCGAGGCGGTGATGGGCGCACGCCGGGTCATGACCTTCCTGATCTACGCGGCCGCGTTGCTGCTCGCACTCGAGCGCATGGGCGTGTCGGGCACGGTGCTGTGGACTGCATTCACGGGTTTTGCGGCGGTGGGCGCAGTGGCGTTCTTCGCGGCCTGGAGCGTGCTGTCGAACATCTTCTGCACGATGCTGATCCTGACCACGCGGCCGTTCCGGCTCTACGACCACGTCGAGCTGCTGGAGAACGGAGAGAAGCCCGGCCTGCGCGGCCAGGTCGTGGACATCAATCTGGTCTACACGACCTTGCGAGAGACCGACGACGGCGACGGCGCGGGCACCGTGCTGCAGGTGCCCAACAGCCTGTTTTTCCAGCGGGCGCTGCGACGTTGGCGCGGCGGTGCGCTGCCCGAGCCCAGGGGCGTGGGCGCCAAGCGGGGCGATCCGCTCGACGTGTGA
- a CDS encoding YigZ family protein: protein MPLDTLAATASHVLEVKHSRFVAHAAPIAVADDAAAFLQQMTVPDATHNCWAWRLGDQYRSSDDGEPAGTAGRPILAAIDGQGFDRVVVVVVRWFGGIKLGAGGLVRAYGGCAAECLRTAARMPLIDTCILQVRAPFDTLGALHAALPAAAAHKLDERFDADGALLRVELPLDRVADLKTRLRDATRNRIRIDDNA from the coding sequence ATGCCGCTCGACACCCTGGCCGCGACCGCCAGCCATGTCCTTGAGGTCAAACACAGCCGCTTTGTCGCCCACGCCGCGCCGATCGCCGTCGCCGACGATGCGGCGGCGTTCCTGCAGCAGATGACCGTGCCTGATGCCACCCACAACTGCTGGGCCTGGCGACTGGGCGACCAATACCGCTCCAGCGACGACGGCGAACCGGCCGGCACCGCCGGACGCCCGATCCTGGCCGCGATCGACGGCCAGGGGTTCGACCGGGTGGTCGTGGTCGTCGTGCGCTGGTTCGGTGGCATCAAGCTCGGTGCCGGCGGTCTGGTCCGCGCTTACGGCGGCTGCGCGGCCGAGTGCCTGCGGACCGCGGCACGCATGCCGCTGATCGACACCTGCATTCTGCAGGTGCGTGCGCCCTTCGATACCCTGGGCGCACTGCATGCCGCGCTGCCGGCCGCCGCCGCGCACAAGCTCGACGAGCGTTTCGACGCCGACGGCGCGCTGCTGCGTGTCGAATTACCCCTGGATCGTGTCGCCGACTTGAAAACCCGGCTGCGCGATGCCACCCGAAACCGTATCCGCATCGACGACAATGCCTGA
- a CDS encoding FHA domain-containing protein codes for MTALKLRFPGSSTDDLPLDAGELGLGLRADGAGLGPVATDAACVRVCVDRRGVWLTVGENAGGVHVNGRRIQRVAMLRTGDAIFVEGHELRLLPEQTPAPPSAEDLPHGDAADPDPRMVLRGLGGRYHGRCFTLDRARLIGRQSDADIRIDDPGFADRHARLERVGERVRLIDLGSAEGSVVNGQTVRDALLQPGDQIVFDAHHRFVVEAPARGGMVTFGHGSADAFDDAADPFDVPSTGRLRLPWLLLAAVLMAAALGALFQFGAS; via the coding sequence ATGACTGCGCTCAAGCTGCGTTTTCCCGGCTCCTCGACCGATGATCTGCCCCTCGATGCGGGCGAGCTCGGGCTGGGCCTGCGCGCCGACGGCGCCGGGCTCGGCCCGGTGGCGACCGATGCGGCCTGCGTGCGCGTGTGCGTCGACCGCCGCGGCGTGTGGCTGACGGTCGGCGAGAACGCCGGCGGCGTCCACGTCAACGGACGCCGCATCCAGCGCGTGGCGATGCTGCGCACCGGCGATGCGATCTTCGTAGAGGGGCACGAGCTGCGTCTGCTTCCCGAGCAGACGCCCGCGCCGCCGTCCGCGGAGGACCTGCCGCATGGCGATGCGGCCGATCCCGATCCGCGCATGGTGCTGCGCGGCCTGGGCGGCCGCTACCACGGGCGCTGCTTCACGCTCGACCGCGCGCGCCTGATCGGTCGCCAGTCCGATGCCGACATCCGGATCGACGATCCGGGCTTCGCCGATCGTCATGCGCGCCTGGAGCGGGTGGGCGAGCGGGTGCGGCTGATCGACCTGGGCTCGGCGGAGGGCAGCGTGGTCAATGGCCAGACGGTGCGCGACGCGCTGTTGCAGCCCGGCGACCAGATCGTGTTCGACGCCCACCATCGCTTCGTCGTCGAAGCGCCGGCCCGCGGCGGTATGGTCACGTTCGGCCATGGCTCGGCGGACGCGTTCGACGATGCGGCCGATCCATTCGATGTCCCGTCGACCGGGCGCCTGCGCTTGCCCTGGCTGTTGCTGGCGGCGGTGCTGATGGCCGCGGCGCTGGGCGCACTGTTCCAGTTCGGCGCCAGCTGA
- a CDS encoding DksA/TraR family C4-type zinc finger protein — MATGWAGDGAVQDQIDATVKDAIERARSQLRRGPGLTHCEECDAPIPEARRIAVPGVRLCVECQAQHDEDRASAGYNRRGSKDSQLR; from the coding sequence ATGGCGACCGGATGGGCAGGCGACGGTGCGGTGCAGGATCAGATCGATGCGACCGTCAAGGACGCGATCGAGCGCGCGCGCAGTCAACTGCGTCGTGGTCCGGGCTTGACCCATTGCGAGGAATGCGACGCGCCGATCCCCGAAGCGCGTCGCATTGCCGTGCCCGGCGTGCGGCTGTGCGTCGAGTGCCAGGCGCAGCATGACGAGGACCGCGCATCGGCCGGCTACAACCGCCGTGGCAGCAAGGACAGCCAGTTGCGCTGA
- a CDS encoding GGDEF and EAL domain-containing protein, with protein MNAAAAADDVEAPLRAVIATAPAGAAVAVTWASRASGSGVLTSDHAPDDLTTLAEATLRTGTEGDTTAPAGLRRHARALTQDDDRLAIAIQVDTGNDATAAAWLPAALYGVAGALAVARAECRLESMRRAERLQQALYEIAELASSTLDMDEVLARIHAVVGRLTTAENFYIVLYDDLRETLRFLYFVDERDPWQADPQQELSIAQMPDSLTTVLLREGQPMLGPSAALRAQYGLPDSDTLHGPDSADWLGVPLRRDGRICGALVVQSYDQPDRYRDEDRALLEFVAQHILTALDRKRAQGELERRVASRTQELQTANRGLQAQIAERERAGTLQRALYRISELSAAPGSLERFYADLHAIVGELLYARNFYIAMLSPDGTRLEFPYSIDERDAVRRARPRGDGLTEYVIATGAPLRAMHEDIRRLEAAGALHSHGTQAQCWLGVPLVRDGRPVGVIVVQSYDPQIAFSPNDQALLTFVAHHIDSAMDRKRAQEQLKAAHTELEFRVEARTRELERANRELRAQIGERIRAQQRLVHQARHDPLTGLPNRVQLLERLDAALSPLREGGRAAFAVLFLDLDRFKLVNDSVGHAAGDAMLVEIAQRITAWLGPDDIAARLGGDEFAILLGGVDDPAIADRRASALLAALAKPVWVAGRELFPSASIGIAMSHPEYVDGDGVLRDADAAMYRAKACGRDRSERFDEAMRAEAMRLLDLEADLRRAILQDAFEPHFQPIVRLADGAVVGHEALLRWRHEVHGLLSPAEFIGVGEDSGLIEQVDWLMYRQVFRHMAVDGGTGYVSINVSPRHFRSENFVERLLRLIDEAGADPRRLRIEITEVALLDDAPRALRMLNVLRSHGVLALLDDFGTGFSALSYLHRFPIQALKIDQSFVLGLGGEMHAESLALVRAILALAATLGIDTIAEGIETAQQRDLLAGLGCQYGQGFLYGRPVAERATGTG; from the coding sequence ATGAACGCGGCCGCTGCCGCCGACGACGTCGAAGCGCCGCTCCGTGCCGTCATCGCGACGGCGCCTGCGGGTGCGGCGGTGGCGGTGACGTGGGCATCGCGCGCGTCCGGCAGCGGTGTGCTGACCTCCGACCATGCGCCCGACGACCTGACCACGCTGGCCGAGGCGACCCTGCGCACCGGCACCGAGGGCGATACGACGGCGCCGGCGGGCCTGCGGCGTCACGCCCGCGCGCTGACGCAGGACGACGACCGGCTCGCGATCGCGATCCAGGTCGATACTGGGAATGACGCCACCGCCGCGGCCTGGTTGCCCGCGGCCCTGTACGGCGTGGCCGGGGCGCTGGCCGTGGCCCGCGCCGAGTGCCGGCTCGAATCGATGCGCCGCGCCGAGCGGTTGCAGCAGGCGCTCTACGAGATCGCCGAGCTGGCCAGTTCCACACTGGACATGGACGAGGTGTTGGCGCGCATCCATGCCGTCGTCGGCCGGCTGACCACGGCCGAGAACTTCTACATCGTGCTCTACGACGACCTGCGCGAGACGCTGCGCTTCCTGTACTTCGTCGATGAACGCGATCCCTGGCAGGCCGACCCGCAGCAGGAGTTGTCCATCGCGCAGATGCCCGACAGCCTGACCACGGTGCTGCTGCGCGAGGGCCAGCCGATGCTGGGCCCGTCGGCCGCCCTGCGCGCGCAATACGGCCTCCCAGACAGCGACACGCTGCACGGCCCCGACAGTGCCGACTGGTTGGGCGTGCCGCTGCGCCGCGACGGGCGCATCTGCGGGGCGCTTGTGGTGCAGAGCTACGACCAGCCGGACCGCTACCGCGACGAGGATCGGGCGCTGCTGGAGTTCGTCGCCCAGCACATCCTGACCGCGCTCGACCGCAAGCGCGCCCAGGGCGAGCTCGAGCGTCGGGTGGCCTCGCGCACGCAGGAACTCCAGACCGCCAACCGTGGGCTGCAGGCGCAGATCGCCGAGCGCGAACGCGCCGGCACCTTGCAGCGTGCGCTGTACCGGATCAGCGAGCTGTCGGCCGCGCCCGGCAGTCTGGAACGGTTCTACGCGGACCTGCACGCGATCGTCGGCGAACTGCTGTACGCGCGCAATTTCTACATCGCCATGCTCAGCCCCGACGGCACCCGGTTGGAGTTTCCGTACTCGATCGACGAGCGCGATGCGGTCCGCCGGGCGCGGCCGCGTGGCGATGGTTTGACCGAGTACGTGATCGCGACCGGCGCGCCATTGCGGGCCATGCATGAGGACATCCGGCGGCTGGAGGCGGCAGGCGCGCTGCACAGCCACGGCACCCAGGCGCAGTGCTGGCTGGGGGTGCCGCTGGTCCGCGACGGTCGCCCGGTCGGAGTGATCGTCGTGCAGAGCTACGACCCGCAGATCGCGTTCTCGCCCAACGACCAGGCGCTGCTGACATTCGTCGCCCATCACATCGACAGCGCGATGGACCGCAAGCGCGCCCAGGAGCAGCTCAAGGCCGCACACACGGAACTCGAGTTCCGCGTCGAGGCGCGCACCCGCGAGCTGGAGCGGGCCAACCGCGAGTTGCGCGCGCAGATCGGCGAGCGCATCCGCGCCCAGCAGCGCCTGGTCCATCAGGCGCGCCACGATCCGTTGACCGGATTGCCCAATCGCGTGCAACTGCTCGAACGCCTGGATGCCGCGCTGTCGCCGCTGCGCGAGGGCGGGCGGGCGGCGTTCGCGGTGCTGTTCCTCGACCTGGACCGCTTCAAGCTCGTCAACGACAGCGTCGGCCATGCGGCCGGTGACGCGATGCTGGTCGAGATCGCCCAGCGCATCACCGCCTGGCTGGGGCCCGACGACATCGCCGCGCGACTGGGCGGCGACGAGTTCGCGATCCTGCTCGGCGGCGTCGACGATCCAGCGATCGCAGACCGCCGGGCGAGTGCGTTGCTGGCGGCCCTGGCCAAGCCGGTCTGGGTGGCCGGTCGCGAGTTGTTCCCGTCGGCGAGCATCGGCATTGCGATGTCCCATCCCGAGTACGTGGACGGCGACGGGGTGCTGCGCGACGCGGATGCGGCGATGTACCGGGCCAAAGCCTGCGGCCGCGACCGCAGCGAGCGCTTCGACGAGGCGATGCGGGCCGAGGCCATGCGCCTGCTGGACCTGGAGGCCGACCTGCGCCGGGCGATTCTGCAGGACGCGTTCGAGCCGCACTTCCAGCCGATCGTGCGTCTGGCCGATGGCGCGGTCGTCGGCCACGAGGCCTTGCTGCGCTGGCGGCACGAAGTGCACGGGCTGCTGTCGCCAGCCGAGTTCATTGGCGTCGGCGAGGACAGCGGGCTGATCGAGCAGGTCGACTGGCTGATGTACCGCCAGGTCTTCCGACACATGGCGGTCGATGGCGGTACCGGCTACGTCTCGATCAACGTCTCGCCGCGGCACTTCCGCTCGGAGAACTTCGTCGAGCGGCTGTTGCGGTTGATCGACGAGGCCGGCGCCGACCCGCGCCGGCTGCGGATCGAGATCACCGAGGTCGCGCTGCTCGACGATGCGCCGCGTGCGCTGCGCATGCTCAACGTTCTGCGCAGTCATGGCGTGCTGGCGCTGCTCGACGACTTCGGGACCGGGTTCTCGGCGTTGTCGTATCTGCACCGCTTCCCGATCCAGGCGCTGAAGATCGACCAGAGCTTCGTGCTCGGGCTGGGTGGGGAGATGCATGCCGAAAGTCTGGCGCTGGTACGCGCGATCCTGGCGCTGGCGGCAACCTTGGGCATCGACACCATCGCCGAAGGCATCGAGACCGCGCAGCAGCGCGATCTGCTCGCGGGCCTGGGCTGCCAGTATGGCCAGGGTTTCCTGTACGGACGTCCGGTCGCCGAACGCGCGACCGGCACCGGCTGA